One genomic segment of Sphingobacteriales bacterium includes these proteins:
- a CDS encoding TonB-dependent receptor, with the protein MRSFHFILLFISLITVAPFATIAQTANTKVTLSGYVRDVTNGETLVGANVYNAANRQQGAATNVYGFYSITIPTGQYTFECSYIGYLTQQITLNLTADQTLNIDLPSTSIMKNEVVVTSKRADENVQSTDMGKQELSIEKIKSLPALLGEVDVVRTLQLLPGVSSSGDLNAGFYVRGGGPDQNLVLLDEAVVYNTGHLLGFFSVFNPDAIKNTTLHKGSMPAEYGGRLSSVVDVTMKEGNNKKYQFDGGVGTLSSRLTVQGPIQKEKSSFLVTGRRTYVDLLAKPFIKNTEFAGTGYYFYDLNAKVNYRFSDKDRLYLSGYFGRDVFNYSSTDGFSFRMPWGNTTTTLRWNHTLNKKTFINTSAIYNDYYFGANSSFDEFNSEFHTNIRDWNAKIDLDHFPSVLHKIKSGINYTWHRFTPYSVNATVGETVFQTDSLNKQYAHEIAAYAQDDWAISEKFKIAYGVRTTFYQQVGPYRRIEFGNQNTIIDTLNYKKGEPIVKYWGFEPRVSMRVGLGKNNSIKASWVLTNQFIHLVSNSGSTLPTDLWVPSTKRIKPQRGSQYALGYFHNFNDNTYELSTELYYRDLKNQIEYSDSYVPSLGRELEDEFVFGRGRAYGVEVFFKNAKGRFNGWLGYTFSRTERQFASLNQNEWFPTRYDRTHDVELVASFEASKKWTISATWVYNTGQALTLPNGFFIFDGWLHTSYDMPRNSYRLKPYHRLDIAAVLILTDKPKFYNDLTFSIYNVYSRMNPFFVYASPEFPKNENGGGNSNGGLITQPINIKLKQVSLFPILPAITWNFRF; encoded by the coding sequence ATGCGCTCATTTCACTTTATATTACTATTTATTAGCCTAATTACCGTCGCACCATTTGCCACCATAGCCCAAACCGCCAACACCAAAGTAACCCTTAGCGGTTATGTGCGCGATGTTACCAATGGCGAAACCTTAGTTGGTGCTAATGTTTACAACGCTGCAAACCGGCAACAGGGGGCAGCAACCAATGTTTACGGTTTTTACTCCATAACAATTCCAACTGGCCAATACACTTTTGAATGTTCGTACATTGGTTATTTAACCCAACAAATTACCTTAAACCTTACCGCCGACCAAACTTTAAATATTGATTTACCCAGCACCAGCATCATGAAAAACGAGGTGGTGGTTACCTCAAAACGCGCCGACGAAAATGTACAAAGCACCGACATGGGCAAACAAGAGCTTAGTATCGAAAAAATTAAATCTCTGCCTGCCTTATTAGGCGAGGTGGACGTGGTGCGCACCCTGCAATTGCTGCCGGGCGTAAGCTCATCGGGCGATTTAAACGCAGGTTTTTACGTGCGCGGGGGCGGCCCCGACCAAAATTTAGTGCTTTTAGACGAAGCCGTTGTTTACAATACCGGCCATTTATTGGGCTTTTTTTCGGTGTTTAACCCCGATGCCATAAAAAATACAACCCTCCACAAAGGAAGTATGCCCGCCGAGTATGGAGGCCGGTTGTCATCGGTGGTGGACGTTACCATGAAAGAGGGCAACAATAAAAAATACCAGTTCGATGGCGGCGTTGGCACCCTTTCATCGCGGCTTACGGTGCAAGGCCCTATACAAAAAGAAAAAAGTTCGTTTTTAGTTACGGGCAGGCGCACTTATGTTGATTTATTGGCTAAACCATTTATTAAAAATACCGAATTTGCCGGAACAGGCTACTATTTTTACGACCTTAATGCAAAGGTAAATTATCGTTTTTCGGACAAAGACCGCTTGTATTTATCCGGATATTTTGGCCGAGATGTTTTTAATTATAGCTCTACTGACGGCTTTAGTTTCCGGATGCCTTGGGGCAACACTACAACTACTTTGCGCTGGAATCACACCTTAAACAAAAAAACATTTATCAACACTTCGGCAATTTACAACGACTATTATTTTGGGGCAAACTCATCTTTTGACGAGTTTAACTCTGAATTTCATACTAATATTAGAGATTGGAATGCAAAAATTGACCTTGACCATTTTCCGAGTGTGCTGCATAAAATAAAATCCGGAATTAACTATACCTGGCACAGATTCACGCCTTACTCGGTTAATGCCACTGTTGGAGAAACTGTTTTTCAAACCGATTCGCTTAATAAACAATATGCCCACGAAATAGCTGCTTATGCCCAAGATGATTGGGCAATTTCAGAAAAATTTAAAATTGCATACGGCGTTCGCACAACATTTTACCAACAAGTTGGCCCTTACAGGCGCATTGAATTTGGCAACCAAAACACCATAATAGACACTTTAAACTATAAAAAAGGCGAACCAATTGTTAAGTACTGGGGTTTTGAACCCCGCGTTTCAATGCGTGTTGGCTTAGGTAAAAACAATTCCATAAAAGCCAGTTGGGTACTTACCAACCAATTTATTCATTTGGTGTCAAATAGCGGTTCAACATTGCCCACCGACCTTTGGGTGCCCAGTACAAAACGCATAAAACCACAGCGCGGCTCGCAATATGCGTTGGGGTATTTTCATAATTTTAACGACAATACTTACGAGTTATCGACTGAGTTGTATTACCGCGATTTAAAAAATCAAATTGAATACTCAGATAGTTATGTGCCAAGTTTAGGGCGCGAGTTAGAAGATGAATTTGTGTTTGGGCGCGGTAGGGCTTACGGCGTTGAAGTGTTTTTTAAAAATGCCAAAGGGCGCTTTAACGGGTGGTTAGGCTATACTTTTTCGCGCACCGAGCGGCAATTTGCCAGCCTAAACCAAAACGAATGGTTTCCTACGCGCTACGACCGCACCCATGACGTAGAATTAGTAGCAAGTTTTGAGGCATCGAAAAAATGGACTATATCGGCCACCTGGGTTTACAATACAGGGCAAGCCCTAACTTTGCCAAATGGCTTTTTTATTTTTGACGGATGGCTTCATACCAGCTACGATATGCCCCGAAACAGCTACAGGCTAAAACCTTACCACCGCTTAGATATAGCTGCAGTTTTGATTTTGACCGACAAACCCAAATTTTATAACGACCTGACTTTTTCTATTTATAATGTTTATAGCCGGATGAACCCGTTTTTTGTTTACGCCTCGCCCGAGTTTCCTAAAAACGAAAATGGAGGCGGCAACAGCAACGGAGGTTTAATTACCCAACCCATTAATATTAAACTAAAACAAGTATCTTTGTTCCCGATATTACCCGCCATAACTTGGAATTTTAGATTTTAA
- a CDS encoding T9SS type A sorting domain-containing protein — MRYNLTIDNAANCVIETEDGESGKQEYNSHEPPLKLWANNGTLYLAQQLAATELRLFNMADKLVWQTPIANSNELPIPGHLPNGLYWYSVHTATNTVETGKIILQ, encoded by the coding sequence ATGCGCTATAATTTAACCATTGACAACGCAGCTAACTGCGTTATAGAAACAGAAGACGGCGAAAGTGGTAAGCAAGAATATAATAGTCACGAACCACCCCTCAAACTATGGGCAAATAATGGCACTTTATATCTGGCGCAACAGCTTGCAGCAACCGAACTGCGTTTGTTTAATATGGCGGATAAATTGGTTTGGCAAACCCCAATAGCAAATTCAAATGAGCTACCAATACCAGGCCATTTGCCCAATGGTCTATATTGGTATAGCGTACATACTGCTACTAATACAGTTGAAACCGGAAAAATAATTTTACAATAA
- a CDS encoding T9SS type A sorting domain-containing protein, producing MKLFLLLAWQATIHFINPSFEGVPRNDIWEDTIALGWDVCMPTPDLGGYYDFALIKPTDGLCYIQIAHFPDWGNESFMQKLSCPLVAHCQHTFYVDAYRAFTGKSSNVLNGNLFLWGGMQPCAKDQLLWAGTKSGSSLESSMWHKDTITFIPNQHYPYMLFEAGEVDPNITSAVMLDNLSPIYIDTNPAIDLQAENTTICKDSCTIIWVPSNSFDKSLYTITWISIPEGYSNNQNVSGVTVCPTENTYYVVYATNKKCNSLVLSDTLLLTVKKCTPQDTTTNPQDTFGYQPVKGATRYKPPDGWALFPNIVAAGGSVNIHAPQAGQLALYNTLGQLVWSVVAIPSGYNAYNLPNNLAQGIYYYHFTPNNPEEEKKPVIMGKILLVGGGG from the coding sequence ATGAAATTATTTTTATTATTGGCTTGGCAAGCCACTATACATTTTATAAACCCATCATTTGAGGGTGTTCCAAGAAATGATATATGGGAAGATACAATAGCATTAGGTTGGGATGTTTGTATGCCAACCCCCGATTTAGGTGGATATTATGATTTTGCATTAATTAAGCCAACAGATGGACTTTGTTATATACAAATTGCTCATTTTCCTGACTGGGGAAACGAAAGTTTTATGCAAAAACTTAGTTGCCCCTTAGTTGCCCACTGTCAACATACTTTTTATGTAGATGCGTACCGCGCTTTTACCGGAAAATCGTCGAATGTGCTTAATGGCAATTTATTTTTATGGGGGGGTATGCAGCCCTGCGCTAAAGACCAACTGCTTTGGGCGGGCACAAAATCGGGTTCTAGTTTAGAAAGCAGTATGTGGCATAAAGATACTATTACCTTTATACCCAACCAACACTACCCCTATATGCTATTTGAGGCAGGTGAGGTAGACCCCAACATAACGTCAGCAGTAATGCTTGATAATTTATCACCCATTTATATAGATACCAATCCCGCTATTGATTTACAAGCAGAGAACACCACTATTTGCAAAGACAGTTGCACAATAATATGGGTTCCCTCAAATAGTTTCGATAAAAGTTTATACACCATTACATGGATCAGTATTCCCGAAGGGTATAGCAACAATCAAAACGTATCGGGGGTTACGGTTTGTCCCACAGAAAACACCTATTATGTGGTTTATGCCACTAATAAAAAATGTAATAGCCTTGTGTTAAGCGATACCCTATTGCTAACTGTAAAAAAATGTACCCCCCAAGATACCACCACCAATCCCCAAGACACCTTTGGCTACCAACCCGTAAAAGGGGCTACGCGCTACAAGCCGCCGGATGGGTGGGCTTTGTTTCCAAACATAGTTGCGGCGGGTGGTTCGGTTAATATACACGCGCCCCAAGCAGGGCAGTTGGCTTTGTACAATACTCTGGGGCAGTTGGTTTGGTCGGTTGTCGCTATTCCATCCGGATATAATGCTTACAATTTGCCCAATAATTTAGCCCAAGGCATCTATTATTACCATTTCACGCCAAACAATCCGGAAGAAGAAAAAAAACCTGTCATCATGGGTAAAATTTTGTTGGTGGGCGGCGGTGGGTAA